The Coffea eugenioides isolate CCC68of chromosome 8, Ceug_1.0, whole genome shotgun sequence genome has a segment encoding these proteins:
- the LOC113780308 gene encoding uncharacterized protein LOC113780308, which translates to MDCCMFNHWGSVWIFYRSLFTCQITGESPQHITIRVQSHLFQDSIILSCIHAKCTQQDREDLWNALLQDKPAFNPWFLVGDFNVVTNTEEKRGGLPFRPSEGSDFLNFMALAGVSDAGFSGSRFTWCNNRSGTARIWKRLDRLLLCGSAMELPYQFMVQHLGRDPSDHAPLLLSVDTRLDNKPKPFRFLNIWTTHPDFLGVIKDCWVHPVNGSPLQVLASKLRNVKNALKQWSRTTFGDIFEGVRSAERVVTESETAYDLDPTEQRRSELHHARARLRRALVVEEGFWRQKARVKWLSDGDRNTKYFHSLVTERRRRAVIHRVRGTAGEWIEGECQIGEAAVGFFKDLFTAEGDLPSLTGLEIIPKLITDQENSRLTDIPSLTEVKDIVFAMDGESAAGPDGFTGKFFTFAWEVVASDLYRAVVSFFCGAELPRSITATSIVLLPKVENPQDFKHFRPISLCNFTNKIISKLLSARLAMILPRIISPQQSGFVQGRQITDNFLLAQELVADIGKSNRGGNVVIKLDMMKAYDKVSWPFLLQVLRYFGFSETWIDMIWRLISNVWFSVLVNGGSNGFFRSSRGLRQGDPISPALFVIGAEVLSRTLNTLPTQRGFTPFKVPPHCSIITHLAFADDVIIFSSGAKSSLRLIKRVLDDYNEASGQRINPQKSCFLTHPRAPSQRAAVVNQILGYNKRDFPIRYLGCPLYTGRSKKVYYTDIYNAVANRILSWKNQILSLGGRVVLIQSVLSSMPIHLLAAASPPKGMLMVIEKLFAKFLWGSSNFGDKFHWIRWADLCRPKDEGGVGLRGLKQVYDSFSIKLWWKFRQQQSLWAKFMSQKYCAGHHPCLADIGHPGSQVWQRMVTMQRFGEDNISWVVREGALDFWHDNWMGSGALCDKVEVFHDHSVVDFVDRRAWNVDMLHQFLDGELVTQVLEIDPPTDRGNDTMVWALTNSGVFSTASAYSLIRQSNDNSWLFGRIWQQGLPVKVSFFMLRLLQGRLPLMDRLKRFGVCGPSRCLCCQNPQEEDLNHVFCSGEGARLVWRHFESTAGEFSGVHTVRHMVWSCWLRRGTNDRVKFLHNILPSVVCWVLWKARNEGVFEGRKMRIRPTVNRIVQFLHDFLQSRFPGVQPSAPTWEGLLLELGSHQRRMVIRPVYWVTPRRGYKLNSDGCSRGNPGRSGGGGLVRDSRGNFVFGYAEPFGVITSMQAELRALLWGVRHCVIRGCLELHLEADSLTLVHIVQGTSACPWRLQRDLDELMMFKQYFTSITHCYREANAPADHLANFGADSSAGHVFNTFSELPQLVRGAIRLDRLGFPTFRTRCLA; encoded by the coding sequence ATGGATTGTTGCATGTTCAATCATTGGGGTTCTGTTTGGATTTTCTACCGGTCATTGTTTACGTGTCAGATTACAGGGGAGTCTCCCCAACATATAACTATTAGAGTACAATCTCATCTTTTCCAAGACTCCATTATTTTGTCTTGTATACACGCGAAGTGTACGCAGCAGGACAGAGAGGATTTGTGGAATGCACTTTTGCAGGATAAACCCGCCTTCAATCCTTGGTTTTTGGTGGGGGATTTCAATGTGGTCACAAATACAGAGGAGAAGAGGGGTGGATTGCCATTTAGACCGTCGGAGGGATCAGACTTTCTGAATTTTATGGCGCTAGCTGGTGTCAGTGATGCGGGATTCTCTGGGTCAAGGTTTACATGGTGTAATAATCGTTCGGGAACGGCGCGGATCTGGAAGCGTCTGGATCGCTTACTTCTGTGTGGGAGTGCAATGGAGCTACCGTACCAATTCATGGTGCAACATTTAGGCCGTGACCCGTCGGATCATGCTCCCTTGTTGCTATCGGTGGATACGAGGCTAGACAATAAACCCAAGCCGTTTCGTTTCTTAAACATCTGGACCACTCATCCTGATTTTCTGGGGGTTATCAAGGACTGTTGGGTTCATCCAGTCAATGGCTCTCCTTTGCAAGTATTGGCATCGAAGTTGAGGAATGTTAAAAATGCCCTCAAGCAGTGGTCTAGGACGACATTCGGGGATATTTTTGAAGGGGTACGTAGTGCAGAGCGTGTGGTAACCGAGTCTGAGACAGCATACGACCTCGATCCTACTGAGCAGCGACGGAGCGAGTTACATCATGCTCGGGCTCGATTGCGCCGAGCGCTTGTAGTTGAGGAGGGTTTTTGGAGACAAAAGGCGCGGGTTAAGTGGCTTTCGGACGGAGATAGGAACACCAAATATTTCCACTCCTTGGTTACGGAAAGGAGACGTAGGGCAGTAATTCATCGAGTCAGGGGTACTGCTGGAGAGTGGATCGAGGGGGAATGCCAAATTGGGGAGGCAGCGGTGGGTTTCTTTAAGGATCTTTTCACGGCAGAGGGGGATCTTCCCTCCCTTACCGGTCTGGAGATCATACCTAAACTGATAACAGACCAGGAAAACTCACGGTTAACGGACATTCCATCTCTTACAGAAGTTAAAGACATAGTCTTTGCTATGGATGGAGAGAGCGCAGCCGGCCCGGACGGGTTTACAGGGAAATTCTTTACCTTTGCTTGGGAGGTAGTGGCATCGGATTTATACCGGGCGGTTGTCAGCTTTTTCTGCGGTGCTGAACTACCTAGGAGTATCACGGCTACCTCAATTGTGTTGCTGCCAAAAGTGGAGAACCCCCAAGATTTTAAGCATTTTCGTCCAATCAGTCTGTGCAACTTTACTAACAAAATCATCTCCAAGCTGTTATCGGCAAGGTTGGCGATGATATTACCCCGGATTATATCTCCACAGCAAAGCGGGTTTGTCCAAGGGAGGCAGATTACAGATAATTTCTTGTTAGCTCAGGAGTTAGTAGCCGATATCGGGAAATCAAATCGGGGTGGCAATGTGGTCATCAAGTTAGACATGATGAAGGCTTATGATAAAGTCTCATGGCCCTTTCTCCTACAGGTGCTACGATATTTCGGATTCAGTGAGACCTGGATAGACATGATTTGGCGCTTAATATCGAATGTGTGGTTCTCGGTACTTGTTAATGGTGGTTCAAACGGCTTTTTCAGATCTTCACGGGGTTTACGGCAAGGGGATCCAATTTCACCAGCCTTATTCGTTATCGGAGCTGAGGTGCTGTCTAGAACCCTCAACACGCTACCCACACAAAGAGGATTTACTCCGTTCAAAGTTCCTCCTCATTGTTCTATAATTACGCATTTGGCATTCGCCGATGACGTGATTATCTTTTCCAGTGGGGCCAAGTCATCCCTACGTCTGATTAAACGGGTTTTGGATGATTATAATGAGGCATCAGGTCAGCGAATCAACCCTCAGAAGAGTTGTTTCCTTACTCATCCACGGGCACCATCTCAGAGGGCAGCGGTTGTTAACCAGATACTAGGGTATAATAAACGCGACTTTCCAATACGGTACCTTGGTTGTCCCTTGTATACCGGAAGGAGCAAGAAGGTTTACTATACGGATATATACAATGCGGTGGCGAATCGGATTTTGAGTTGGAAAAACCAGATATTATCGCTAGGAGGCAGGGTGGTGTTGATTCAGAGCGTGTTATCCTCTATGCCAATTCACTTGCTGGCAGCCGCGTCCCCTCCAAAAGGGATGTTGATGGTCATAGAGAAATTGTTCGCCAAGTTCTTGTGGGGATCTTCGAATTTCGGGGATAAATTCCATTGGATACGTTGGGCAGATTTGTGTCGGCCGAAGGATGAAGGGGGTGTAGGCCTGCGGGGTTTGAAACAGGTCTACGACTCATTTTCCATTAAACTCTGGTGGAAATTTCGACAACAACAATCATTATGGGCAAAGTTTATGTCCCAGAAGTATTGTGCAGGTCATCACCCTTGTCTTGCTGATATTGGGCATCCGGGATCCCAAGTTTGGCAGAGGATGGTTACAATGCAGCGTTTTGGGGAGGATAATATTAGCTGGGTAGTTCGGGAGGGGGCTTTGGACTTTTGGCATGATAATTGGATGGGGTCAGGTGCGCTTTGTGACAAGGTTGAGGTCTTCCATGATCATTCGGTGGTTGATTTTGTAGATCGGCGGGCTTGGAATGTGGACATGCTCCATCAATTCTTGGATGGAGAATTGGTTACGCAGGTTTTGGAGATTGACCCTCCTACCGATAGGGGAAATGATACAATGGTATGGGCATTGACGAACTCGGGTGTTTTTTCCACTGCATCGGCTTACTCATTGATCCGTCAATCCAATGACAATTCTTGGCTTTTTGGTCGTATATGGCAGCAGGGTCTTCCAGTCAAGGTTTCTTTCTTTATGCTGCGACTACTACAGGGGAGGCTCCCTCTTATGGATCGCCTAAAGAGGTTTGGGGTTTGTGGCCCATCTAGATGCTTGTGTTGTCAGAATCCCCAGGAGGAGGATTTGAATCATGTGTTTTGCTCAGGAGAAGGGGCACGATTGGTCTGGCGACACTTCGAGAGTACTGCTGGTGAGTTTAGTGGGGTGCATACGGTGCGTCATATGGTGTGGTCTTGTTGGTTAAGGAGGGGGACTAATGATCGTGTAAAGTTTTTGCATAATATACTTCCTTCGGTGGTATGCTGGGTTTTATGGAAGGCTAGGAATGAAGGGGTGTTTGAAGGTCGGAAGATGAGGATCAGGCCTACGGTGAATCGGATTGTTCAGTTTCTGCATGATTTCCTTCAGTCACGGTTCCCGGGGGTGCAGCCTTCTGCCCCTACATGGGAAGGGTTGCTTCTCGAATTAGGTAGTCATCAAAGGCGGATGGTTATTAGGCCAGTTTACTGGGTAACTCCACGTAGAGGCTATAAGTTGAATTCAGATGGATGTTCTCGGGGGAACCCAGGAAGGAGTGGGGGGGGTGGGCTTGTGCGGGATAGTCGAGGAAATTTTGTATTCGGCTACGCGGAGCCCTTCGGGGTGATAACCAGCATGCAGGCGGAACTTCGAGCGTTGCTATGGGGCGTTAGACATTGTGTGATTCGAGGGTGCTTGGAGTTACACTTAGAGGCGGATTCTCTCACCCTGGTTCACATTGTTCAAGGGACTAGTGCTTGTCCTTGGCGTTTACAGAGAGATCTGGATGAGTTGATGATGTTCAAGCAATATTTCACATCGATCACACACTGCTACAGGGAAGCAAACGCACCTGCAGATCATTTGGCAAATTTTGGTGCTGATTCTAGTGCAGGTCATGTGTTTAATACATTCTCAGAATTGCCGCAATTGGTTAGGGGGGCTATTAGATTAGATCGATTAGGATTTCCTACGTTTCGTACACGGTGTCTGGCATGA